AATGGTGTTTATTCCTGTAATGGGAATTTCACTAAGAGATAgctggaatgctgctgctgctgctaatgtaaaaaagtaaaagatgcaggaaaacaTTTCTGTAAAAGGAACTGCTGCAGAAAGAAACAGTAGATGCTCACAAACCAACAAAGATTGCTGTCTAGCAGGGAACCACATGGCTCACTTGCAGATGAGCTGTTACTTCAGCATCCTCccagatttgtttgcacaaagtttgcaaggAGGCTAGACGGTGTCCTTATTTATTTACTAAGCGTGCATCTTGAATTGTTTACAGAGAGGTGACATTGCAGCCAAGCAAATGTCATCCCAGGGCATTTGTCCATCATCACTTTActtatcacacacaaaaaaggactggttattttctttggggggggggagtggatttgttgtgcaaaAGCTCCCAATCAGCTTCAGTTGCACAAATTTGCCATGTACTGGTATTTGATTGAATCTTGCCTCTTCCACTAACTTTAACACCAGTTGATACTTCCCTGTTCCTGGCCTGCCATTAGTTGCCCCCCAGCAATACCAGGGTCCCTGCATTCCTTTGTGTCCGTCCCCCCCAGCGAACTCCAGAGGCTTCCAGCACGAGAGGAGACCTTAAGAACAAGGGGTGCTATTTTAGTTTTACTTAgcgtgttttgttttcctttagatTGGGCATCCTCGCTGCTTTTACCCTGCTTTCTAAACTCCTCTTAAACAAACTGCTTGATTGGATTTTTTGGCTGAAGAAAGGTTTCTGGCTGAAAAGGTTTCTGAACACACGGGAGGGgggctccctctctccctcccccacaccaTTGCTCAAACATTTGGGCCACTTGTTTAAAGTGCTGGGAGATTTAAAAACTTGGGAGAtcaagaggggtgggtgggctgaaGCTGCCAggcaggatggggtggggggtgggatcttCAGGTGAGCATATTCAGGTTGCACCATTATAGCTGACTGAGGTTGCATCTACAGCTTATGCTTAAAGGACTCCAGTGAAACTTtaacagtcatagaatcatagaattgtagagttgggaccccgatggtcatctagtccaaccccctgcaatgcaggaatatgcagcagtcCCATATGGGATTAGAACCTGCAACGTTGGCATTATCagcgccatgctctaaccaactgtggTTAGAGTGATGCAGACATGCAGTGGTGCCCACAAATTGGTTTCTGGCAAGATCTGCATGCTGCAAGATTTCAGTGAGATCTCACGAGATTTCAGCAAGATCTTACCAGAAATGGGTGCCACTGCCATCGCGGctgcttcaccccacctcatggGCGGTGCTGGGAATCCTAGCTCTGTGAGGCCGGtgtccttagcaaactacagttcccaggattcttcaggagGAGGGGGACCACAACAGTCAATTTtgcataagagtgctttaaacaaGTGTTATAAGAATATTATTATATAAGTAAGGCGATTATCAGGGAGGGGAAAACTACATAAATCGAACctctgtctcacacacacacccccggaaaATTTACAACACAAGCAATGTGGATGGGGCCAGAGAGCTCTCCCACAACAAACCCATTTCCTAAAAgaccagaattattattattatttgacagtAAGCAAAGGGATGGGGGAAAACAGGATGACACTTGCTTGGATGCAACCTCATCTAatgttgggtgggggtggggggcagtgatgagattcccccccccagcgggCCCCCTCCCTGGAGAAACAGCCACCGGCTTCCTCGGCGTGGAGAGCTCAGAAGAAGCCTCTTTCGGGAACTCTGAAAAAGCGCTTGGCATCCCGGCGCAGTTCTCCCGCTGGCTGGCAACCGGCCTGCGGGGGGCGCTGCACCAAACGCCAAGCGCAGACCAGGAAAGGGGGCGAGCAAATGCGCCCCCCCCTCCTCGACGCCGCTCTATGGGGCCCGAACAGCTGGCTCCTGGTTGTGGAATCCCAGCTTCAGATCGAGCCTGGGGacgaggtgtttgtgtgtgtgcataacaGCGGGAGGGGGATtacgcccccccccaactccctggCACCTGCAAGAGACCCCCATTGTTGGGTGGGGGGGCGGgacacgacggctccgaggtgaTAAAAGCTCCGCGCCGGGTTTCTCAGGGCCCTTGGCTTGCAGGTGaatggcgcggggggggggggcggaggcgcgggggaggctccctccctcctcctttcctcccccctccgcCTTTGCGGTCTCCATGGGCACCGGCCGCGAGGCGCCAGGCTGACAGCGCTCAGGGTTTTATGAATGGGTGACATCACAGGCCTTGGCGTCGCGCGGTCTGAGCGGCTTGTTAAGACACAGAAACAGCCCGAGGGGgcggcagggggcggggggggggacacggagCGCTACCGAGGCTGCCTTGGGAACGGCTATAAATGGCAACGGTCCAGGCCGactggaggagagggagaaggagagagaaggagctGGAGATGAATGGGGCGAAAGTGAAAGTGAGAGCCCCCGATGCTGGCGGCTGGCCTGGGAGACTTTGCAACGCTGGGTTTGCGAgtattcatcacacacacacacacacacacacacacacacacacacacacgagttgtggtggtttttttgcttGTGTTTTGGAAACGCAAGTTGGGCGCTTGCAAAGTCCGATTCCAAGCTGCCTGCGAAGTGTCTGGGGAAGGAGGCAAGGCCGATCCTCACTCAGACAGCAGCTCTGTGTActgtaggatctcagcctgcgacTCCGAAAAGGGTTGGCTGCAAAAGTTGGGTCGGATTCGTTCAGCAAACGCAGAGCCCCAGGGGCAGGATAGAATCTCGACAGGGTCCTTGCTGGAAGGGTTTATTGGAAAATGATGGTTTCCCAGCCTCACTCAGTGAATTCACTGGTATTTAGCAATGATTTACACCActgcatagctaccaagttttcccttttctcgcgaggaagcctattcagcataagggaatttcccttaaaaaaagggagaacttggcaactatgcacaccacaaccaacacacacacacacacacacacattttaagttGGTTCCCCCACCACCTCCAGTAGATGTGCAGCTGTGGAGCGTGTGAACACGCTAACACGTGACCAGACTGGGATTAAACATTCATCCCGGAAACTCTTCAGAAATCGAACTCGTCTCAAACGTGACCGCGTTCATCTCCTATCTAGACGGATCCCGGTTTTCATTTCACCGCGCGTTGattattaatcaatcaatcaatcccggACTTTTACAGTCATCGAAACTGGAGGAGATCGAAACTTTAAAAGCCCCCCCCAATCCATTGCAAGTCTTGTTTTCTAAGACCCGCTCTCCCATCTCTCTTTGCATTAACGGAGCctttcattttaaataatgaTAGATGGTGCTTGTAGCAGTCGGCGACTTGGGTGGGGGCAGAACGATCTTTCCTCTCTTGAGAAACATATTAACATCTGCATTAAGGATGGCGAAGGTGCGCCTTCTGGGAGAAAGTTtggaaatatataaatatatatgtacatGATATTAAGTGTGTGTTCAACGGGTAGCGGTGATGCGGGGGGGACGACTTAATAGCACATTTGTTTCCGTGTATggaggaggagggcggggaaggaggaggcagcgggGAGGCGAAAGTGTCAAATCTGTCGTTAAAAACTATTTATTTTTCAAGTGCTTGTCACATTCCTTTCATCCTCCCCTTTTTCCGGATAAAATGCCCCCGGGCTCCCTCCACCTGCAGCTCTCCccaatctctctttaaaaaaagaagaagaagaagaagagggggcggGAACTCCTTGCTTCCCATGATGTTTGGCTttgaaaaaaaagggagaaaaatacaCCCCAAACTCGCGTTTCAATTCCGTCCCATGGAAGCAGCAGAAGAGTTGCTGTGGGAGCCacgcccccttccctccctccgcccctgtGATTGGCTACCTCGCACGGCGCTCGGCCCCGCCCACACCTCGGCCCCTATAAATAGCTCGCCCTGCTCGAGGGCGCGGGACTTGTAGCGCTCCATCCGTCTCGTTTCGTGGCTGGATTTCCAATTTATTCGCTTTTCTCCGCCTCGATCCTTCGCGCAGCCATGAAGGTGGCCACCGCCGCAGCGCCCTCCGTGTCGCCCGGCCCGAGCTGCGCCCTGAAGGGCGTGCGCCTGGGCGCCGGGGGCGCGGGCGAGCCGGTGTCGCGGTGCCTGTCGGAGCAGAGCGTCTCCTTGTCCCGGGCCGGCAGCCCGCCGCCCCCTCGGGGGTTGCCCCTGTGCCCGGagcaggccgccgccgccgcctcgctgCTCATGGACATGAAGGGCTG
The genomic region above belongs to Zootoca vivipara chromosome 7, rZooViv1.1, whole genome shotgun sequence and contains:
- the ID1 gene encoding DNA-binding protein inhibitor ID-1, whose amino-acid sequence is MKVATAAAPSVSPGPSCALKGVRLGAGGAGEPVSRCLSEQSVSLSRAGSPPPPRGLPLCPEQAAAAASLLMDMKGCYSRLAGLVPTLPRHRRVSKVEILQHVIDYIWDLQLELQHPLGAGPTQQRATDEPAGAVPEAACVNPDDRILCR